The following coding sequences are from one Diprion similis isolate iyDipSimi1 chromosome 9, iyDipSimi1.1, whole genome shotgun sequence window:
- the LOC124410202 gene encoding epidermal growth factor receptor substrate 15-like 1 isoform X3, with protein MAALPSPTQVAGSHSAIYEAYYHQVDPNGYGRIGAMEAARFLKKSQLSDVVLSKIWDMADPQSRGSLDKSGLFVALKLCALAQAGSDLSMANLNIETLPPKMGEIPVIPQKPKPISPAVITSMSNGDWSIKPSERTKYDQLFDSLQPANGYIPGNKVKGVLMDSKLPLDTLGKIWDLADMDKDGMLDRHEFVIAMHLVYKALEKYAIPNVLPPELMPPGKRKDIMSVAKSPVPPMVSGPPPIPPLPTAPAPSSLAGLESTKPPAVQHWVISAEDQAAADKLFAQADMDMDGYVSGSEIKDVFLQSGLPQTVLAQIWGLCDICQSGKLNKEQFALSMWLIKQQLRGKEPPATLTPEMIPPSLRKLTENVVENNNVSGYSNPELDMISKDIADLVRERHTMEQDIAQKEADIKIKNGEIKSLQSELDTLAATLKQLENQKGEAQKRLNDLKAQRADVDKELSEIEHEIREEQDKVDKLRQQAEEQESVLRTQEEELSSKRQELEGLRLEEQQLEQQQVKSKDQLNELTKNLQDTQLQISQAKVKITHLEEQQRQMSDAIALYDSALAAGDASLVPDTTLRFEPEFQDPQFKLDDDQSPVKVNGFEDKHADPFSSANGPTQSGSFNGDPFASNKAKEAFSAQGADPFGNSFNSQPSAERFPSDLFTAFNNSGNEKQDPFDPFGDEKRNNSKSPATGGAQAVKDPFGDDPFANLHAPARPESPSPALPPKKAKQPPPRPAPPRPSQGPTAGLGAGPMRAAPAPPTPSPTPDPFVNANSDPFAAPVENNNNEAAFTTSTSSNAGFADFANFDAKSTFLS; from the exons ATGGCCGCCCTGCCGTCACCTACGCAg GTGGCTGGAAGCCACAGCGCCATATATGAGGCCTATTACCATCAG gtGGACCCTAACGGGTATGGACGTATCGGAGCGATGGAAGCTgcacgatttttgaaaaaatcccaGCTGAGCGATGTTGTCCTTAGCAAAATCTGGGATATGGCGGATCCACAATCGCGCGGATCATTAGATAAATCCGGACTTTTCGTTGCGCTAAAACTTTGCGCCCTTGCTCAGGCAGGAAGTGACTTGAGCATGGCAAATCTCAATATTGAAACACTTCCACCAAAAATG GGCGAAATTCCAGTGATACCCCAAAAACCAAAGCCTATATCTCCAGCGGTAATAACATCGATGAGTAACGGGGACTGGTCGATCAAACCAAGTGAACGAACAAAATATGATCAGCTATTTGACAGCTTGCAACCAGCTAATGGATACATTCCAGGAAATAAAGTGAAAGGTGTTCTTATGGATAGCAAACTACCTCTTGATACTTTAGGAAAAATTTGGGATCTTGCCGACATGGACAAAGACGGGATGCTCGACAGGCATGAATTTGTCATT GCTATGCATTTGGTCTACAAGGCACTTGAGAAATATGCTATTCCCAATGTGCTACCTCCAGAATTAATGCCACCAGGCAAAAGAAAAGACATCATGTCAGTTGCTAAATCCCCGGTACCTCCAATGGTTAGCGGACCACCGCCTATTCCTCCCTTACCTACTGCACCTGCTCCCAGCAGTCTTGCCGGTCTAGAATCTACAAag CCACCAGCTGTTCAACACTGGGTCATCTCAGCCGAAGATCAAGCAGCTGCAGACAAACTCTTTGCGCAAGCGGACATGGATATGGATGGATACGTATCTGGGTCTGAGATCAAAGATGTATTTCTACAGAGCGGCTTACCACAGACTGTTTTAGCTCAAATTTG GGGTTTGTGCGATATTTGTCAAAGTGGTAAACTGAATAAGGAACAATTTGCTTTATCGATGTGGCTTATTAAGCAACAACTAAGAGGCAAAGAGCCTCCTGCTACTCTAACACCTGAAATGATACCACCATCTTTAAGAAAACTTACAGAAAACGTTGTG GAGAACAACAATGTCTCCGGTTACTCTAACCCAGAGTTAGATATGATAAGCAAAGATATTGCGGATTTAGTACGAGAGAGGCACACAATGGAGCAAGATATTGCACAGAAGGAAGCTGATATTAAGATAAAAAATGGAGAGATTAAGAGCCTTCAAAGTGAGCTGGACACTTTGGCGGCAACTTTAAAACAGTTGGAAAACCAAAAAGGAGAGGCTCAAAAAAGGCTCAATGATTTAAAAGCACAG AGAGCTGATGTAGATAAAGAATTGAGTGAGATCGAGCACGAGATTCGCGAGGAGCAAGACAAg GTAGATAAACTTCGTCAGCAAGCGGAAGAACAAGAATCCGTTTTACGCACGCAAGAAGAAGAGCTTAGTTCCAAAAGGCAGGAATTAGAGGGTCTTAGATTGGAAGAACAACAGCTTGAACAGCAACAAGTAAAGAGTAAAGATCAGCTTAACGAATTGACCAAAAACCTCCAGGATACTCAGCTGCAAATAAGTCAAGCAAAAGTAAAAATCACTCATCTGGAAGAACAGCAAAGGCAAATGAGTGACGCTATTGCGTTGTATGATTCAGCTCTGGCAGCTGGTGATGCTAGTCTTGTCCCCGACACCACTCTGCGATTTGAACCAGAATTCCAAGATCCTCA ATTCAAACTTGACGACGATCAAAGTCCTGTAAAAGTGAACGGATTTGAAGATAAACACGCGGATCCTTTCTCCAGTGCAAACGGACCAACCCAATCAGGTAGTTTTAATGGAGATCCATTCGCCTCGAATAAAGCGAAGGAAGCTTTTAGTGCCCAAGGTGCTGATCCGTTCggaaattcattcaattcacAACCGTCGGCT GAACGATTCCCGAGCGATCTATTCACCGCGTTTAATAATTCTGGTAACGAGAAACAGGATCCGTTCGATCccttcggagacgaaaaacgaaataattccAAGTCACCTGCGACAGGAGGAGCGCAG GCCGTCAAGGATCCCTTTGGTGACGATCCGTTTGCAAATCTGCACGCGCCGGCACGCCCGGAAAGTCCTAGTCCAGCTCTACCTCCTAAAAAAGCGAAACAACCTCCGCCAAGGCCAGCACCACCTAGACCTTCGCAGGGTCCTACTGCTGGACTTGGTGCAGGTCCAATGCGCGCAGCACCTGCACCACCTACACCTTCGCCAACTCCAGACCCCTTTGTTAACGCGAATTCTGACCCTTTTGCCGCACCAgtggaaaataataacaacgaagCTGCTTTTACTACTTCAACATCTTCCAACGCAGGCTTTGCTGATTTTGCCAATTTCGATGCAAAG AGTACATTCCTCTCTTGA